The Streptomyces sp. WZ-12 genome segment CACTCCCAACTGATCGCCGTGTCGGGCTCGTCCAACCGGCAGAAGGGCGACAAGTCCCCGGACCAGTGGGCCCCGCCGCGGCACGCCTACTGGTGCACCTACGCCCGCGCCTGGACCGACGTCAAACACCGCTACCACCTGAACGTCACCGAGCCGGAGAAGGCGAAACTCGGCGAGATGCTGGACACCTGCGAAGAGTGACCACCTCCGATCGCGACCGGCTCACCGACCGGGTCACGGCCGGTCCCGGCGGTGCGATGACGGTTCAGGTCGGCGTGATCACCGGCGAGCTGACCGTCACCACCACCGACCTGGGTGACGGCACGGCCGCCGTCGTCATCCACCACACCGGCGCCGAAGACCGCTACGACCTCGAAGGCGGTCCGGTACGCATCCCGCCGACGGGTATCGCCGCGCTCCACCGGGCGGTGCTCGACGCCGTGCGCACCGGCGGTGCCGCGCATGTGCCCGGCACCGGGTCCGCGCTCTAGTCCCCTGTCCGCTAAGGGAGTTCGGCCCCGCGGCCGTGCTCCCGTGTCCGGCGCCGCTCCGACCGGGGCGGCGCCGAAACCCTTCCCGTCCGCCGCCCCGCGCGGGTCCTCCTCCGGCGCCCGCCGCGGGGGCGCTGCGTAAGTTCTCCATGCCCTCAGGGATACCAGCGGCCACTGACAGCGCCCCCTTCTTCGCACCCGCGAAGAAGATTGATCGAGGGGGAGTTGAAGGGGGAGGGGCGGAGGGGCCACCTCCTCTTGCCGTCAGGCCGGGAAGCGGCGGACGTACCGCTTCTGCCAGGGGGTTTCCACCGCGTGCCGGTCGTAGTGGCGGCGGACGAACGCCACCGCGCCCTCGGCCGGGACGCCGTCCAGGATGGCAAGGCAGGCCAGGGCCGTGCCGGTGCGGCCGCGGCCGCCGCCGCAGGCGAGTTCGACGCGTTCCTCCGCCGCCCGTTCCCACGCCGCGGTCAGCGCCTGGTGGGCCTCCTCGCGGTTGCTCGGCAGGCGGAAGTCGGGCCAGCGCAACCACGTGGATTCCCACGGGACTTCGGGGGGCCTGCGGCCCAGGAGGTAGACGCCGTAGGCGGGTTGGGGGCCGTCGGGGAGCGGGTGGCGCAGGCCGCGGCCGCGGATCAGGCGACCGGAGGGCAGTCGCAGGACCCCGGGCGAGGCGGCGTTCCAGGTTTCCGGCATCCGTTCACCCTAGGTCGGGAGAGGGGGAGTTGGTGGGGAGTCCGGGCACTGGGGTGGGCGCCGGATTGCGG includes the following:
- a CDS encoding protein-tyrosine phosphatase family protein is translated as MPETWNAASPGVLRLPSGRLIRGRGLRHPLPDGPQPAYGVYLLGRRPPEVPWESTWLRWPDFRLPSNREEAHQALTAAWERAAEERVELACGGGRGRTGTALACLAILDGVPAEGAVAFVRRHYDRHAVETPWQKRYVRRFPA